The window TGATTCAGATCGCCCGCGGTGCCGCCAACATGGGGATCGACTTTTCGGGCGGGACCGCGATCCAGCTCAAGTTCGCCCAGCCGCTGCATATCGATCAGGCCCGCGCTGCCCTGGCCAAGCACAACCTGAAAGAAGCAAACCTCCAGGATATCAAGGAGGGGAACAAGCTGCTGGTCAAGGTGGGCAGAACATCCCTTGAGACCGGCAAGGCAGCCGACACCATCGAGGATGTCTTCAAGAAGGAGTTCCCCACCAATACCTTTGTCGTGGAGAGTTCCACCGAGATCGGCCCGTCCATCGGCGACAAACTGCGCAAGGACACCCTCGTTGCCATTGCCATCTCCTTGCTGGGGATCATCATCTACATTGCCTGGCGCTTCGATCTCAAATTCGGCGTCGGTGCCACCCTTGCCACGCTGCATGACGTCCTAGCCATGTTTGCGGTCTTCTTCGTGCTGGGGAAAGAGTTCAACCTGCTCTTCATCACTGCCGCGCTGACCATCGCCGGGTATTCGCTCACCGACACGGTGGTGGTTTTCGACCGTATCCGTGAGAACCTGCACAAGGATCTCAAGGGATCGATGCTCAACATCTTCAACAAGAGCATCAACGAAGTGCTGTCGCGGACCATCGTCACCTCACTGACGACCTTTCTCGCTTCGGTGGCGCTGTTCCTGTTCGGAGGCGAAGTGATCCACGATTTCGCCTTCGCGCTCGTTGTCGGCGTGGTTGTCGCTACCTATTCATCCATCTTTGTTGCCAGCCCCATTGTCGCACTCTGGGAAGAAAAGGCTGCCAAAGCGAAAGCATAAAGGAGGTACGAGCATTGAGCAAAGAACAGTTGCTTGTCGCAGTTGTCGCCCTGATCGCAGGTCTCTTGATCGGTTACATGTTTTTCACCAGCAAGGCCGAACGGACGCAGATCAATGCGCCATTACCCATGGGGTCCGGTTCTCCCACCGATTACCAGGCGAGGATCGCCGAGGCGGAAAAGCTGGTCAAGCAGGACCCGCGCAACCTGCAGGCCTGGGTACAGCTGGGGAATGACTATTTCGATACCGATCAGGCCCAGAAGGCGATCACCGCCTATGGAAAGGCCCTGGAACTCGATCCCAACAATGCGAACATCCTGACCGACCAGGGCATCATGTACCGCAAGATGGGATGGTTCGACAAGGCGGTCGCCAACTTTGAAAAGGCCCAGCAGATCGATCCAAAACACCTGCAGAGCCTGTTTAACCTCGGGGTTGTCTACGCCAACGACCTGAAGCAGCCCGACAAGGCTATCGTCGCCTGGAACCGGTACCTCGCCATGGATTCCACCAGTCCGACGGCACAGCAGATCAAACAGATGGTGGAACAGTTAAAAGCCAGCCCGCACGGGATGAAGTAGACTCCAAGCCCCCGCTTCCGCGGGGGCTTTTTTCATGGCATATCATGCAGCCAATACACGAAAAACGATGGCGCCTGCGCGCGGCTGATCCTGGGGTAGTGCGGGGCCTGGTCGCACAGCACTCCCTGGATCCGCTCATTGCCAGGGTGCTGGTCAACCGGGGCATGGAGACTGCCGAGGCAGCGGGGCGTTTCCTGTCTCCCTCGCTTGCCGATCTTCCCGATCCCTTCCTGCTGCCGGATATGGACCGGGCAGTGGCGCGCCTTGCCCGTGCGCGGCAAGCGGGCGAAACCGTCTGCGTCTACGGCGATTACGACGTGGACGGCATCACGGCAGTGGCCCTCTTGATCGGGTTCTTCCGCACCGCGGGCATCTCCTGCCTGTACCATATCCCCCGCCGGCTGGAGGACGGTTACGGCCTCTCCGCTGATGGGTTGCAGGCGGTGGCAGCTCAGGGGGCCAGCGTGGTGGTGACCGTCGACTGCGGCATTTCGGCAGTGGCCGAGGCGGGACTTGCCGCCGACCTGGGGTTGGATCTGATCGTCACCGACCACCACACCCCAGGCCCGGCCCTCCCGGCAGCTTATGCGGTGATCAACCCGCTGCGTAGCGGATCAGCGTTTCCCTGCACCGTCCTGGCCGGCGTCGGTGTCGCCTTCAACCTGCTCCTGGCCCTTCGCAGCAGGCTCCGAGAGGAGGGTGCCTTTGCCGCCGGGGAAGAGCCGGACCTGCGGCACTATCTCGATCTGGTGGCGCTTGGGACGATTGCGGACATCGTGCCGCTTCTCGACGCTAACAGAGCATTGGTTCGAACGGGGCTGAAAGTCCTGACTGCGGCCGGCCGTCCGGGGATCGCCGCGCTGAAGGCGGTTGCCGGGGTCGACGGCGAAGTCTCCTGCGGAGCGGTCGGGTTCCGTCTTGCCCCGAGACTCAATGCAGCCGGCAGGCTTGAGGATGCCGCTGCCGGCGTGGAGCTGTTGCTCACCCAGGATCGTGCCGAGGCTGCCCGGCTGGCAGCCGAGCTCGATGCCAGCAATGCCGAGCGACAGGCCCTGGAGCGGGAGATCCTGCAGGATGCCCTGCACAGGATCGGGGAGAGTCCGGATCTGAAGGGGAGAAAGAGTATTGTCCTTGCTTCTGCCGATTGGCATCCCGGTGTGATCGGCATCGTTGCGTCGCGGGTGGTCGATCTCTACCATCGCCCCACCATCCTGATAGCGCTGCAGGAGGGGAGCGGACGCGGTTCCGGTCGGAGCATCCCCGGTTTTCACCTCTATCAGGCACTGCATGCTTGTGCCGATCATCTCCTCAAGTTCGGCGGGCATCGCCAGGCAGCCGGGCTCTCGATTGTCGAAGAGACCCTGGCCGGCTTTGTCGAGCGTTTCGATGCCGTGGTGAGTGGGGAACTGGCGAACGATGAACTGGTCCCGGATCTCTGGCTGGATGGGGAACTTTTGCCATCCGATCTCGAACTTGCGCTTGCAGAGCGGATCGCGGCACTTTCTCCCTTTGGCGCAGGGAATCCGGAGCCGCTCTTCCTCGTGCGCAATGCCCGGATCGTGGAGCGGCGCGTCCTCAAGGATGCTCATCTCAAACTGCGCCTTGCCGTGGGGGAGCGCATCTGCGAGGCGATCGGTTTTTCCCTTGCTGCCCGCGAACTGCCGGACCTGATCGACTGCGCGGTGGCGATGCAGGTAAACATCTGGAACGGCAGGCGCAGTCTGCAGTTGCGTATCAAGGATCTGCGCCCCGCAGAAGCGGCGTCCGCCGGGATCAGGGAAACGATGGTACACTCAGGTAATGGAGACGCAGATGGAGCGCTATGAACGTTTTGGCCAGGCTGACCGGGTCATTGCAGTCGGATTTTGGGTCAATGCCGTCCTGATGGTCATGAAGCTGTCTGCCGGGCATTATGGGCATTCCGAGGCGGTCTTTGCCGACGGTGTGGAAAGCGCCTGTGATTTCATCGCCATCCTTTTTACCATGATCGCCCTGCGTATAGGACGCCGTCCCTTTGACAGCAAACATCCTTATGGACATGGCAAGGCAGAGAGCATCGCCGCGATCTTCGTCGCTCTGGTGATCTTTGGCACCGGTGCCGGAATCCTTTTCAAGGCTGGCAAGACGATAATCGACGGGAACCTGCCGGAACCGCAACTGGTTGCGGTTCTTGCCGCATTTGCCACCATTGTCATCAAGGAATGCCTCTACCGGTTCTCGCGTACGGTTTCCCTGAAGCTGCAAAGCCCGGCAGTAGAAGCCATCGCAAAGGACCACCGCAAGGATGCCCTTACCTCGGTGGCTACACTGGTGGGTGTTGGCGGCGCCTACCTGGGCATGGGGATGCTTGACCCCCTGGCAGCTGCCCTGACGGCCTTCTTCATCTTCCATATCGGATTCGAGACCTTCAAAAGCGCGGCCCACGATCTTATGGACGGTCAGCCTTCCGAGGAGCTGATCCTGGCGATAACCCGTCTTGCCGAGGAGGTCGCCGGGGTGGAGCACGTCCATGAAATTCGCGGCAGACGCTCCGGCCAGTACCTGATCGTCGATCTGAAGCTGGACATGGACCCGGAAATGACGGTCAAACGGTCACACGACATCGCTACCGAGGTGAAGCGGCGGATTTTCGAGAGATTCACCAACGTGGGTGATGTGATGATCCATATCAACCCCCATGACGAGGAGCATGAAGACCTGATCCGGTTATGATGTCTGCCACGTTGCTGCTTGCGGATCCCTGCCAGAGCGGTACACTGATCCTGACTGCGCGGTCATTTCATGCCAAGGAGGTAACCTTTGATGCAACCGAGAAGCGAGCAAAACCTGAAAGACGCCTTTGCCGGAGAATCCCAGGCCAACCGAAAATACCTCGCCTTTGCCAAGCAGGCCGAGAAAGACGGGCTGCCTCAGGTTGCCAGGCTGTTCCGGGCTGCTGCCGAGGCGGAAACCATCCATGCCCATAATCACTTGCGGGCGCTCGGGGGCATCAGGTCGACCAAGGACAATCTGCTTGAGGCCATAGCCGGGGAGACCCATGAATTCAAG of the Geobacter sp. genome contains:
- the secF gene encoding protein translocase subunit SecF, encoding MEIIGKTNIDFIGKRNIAFVISGIMALVGIVAMIQIARGAANMGIDFSGGTAIQLKFAQPLHIDQARAALAKHNLKEANLQDIKEGNKLLVKVGRTSLETGKAADTIEDVFKKEFPTNTFVVESSTEIGPSIGDKLRKDTLVAIAISLLGIIIYIAWRFDLKFGVGATLATLHDVLAMFAVFFVLGKEFNLLFITAALTIAGYSLTDTVVVFDRIRENLHKDLKGSMLNIFNKSINEVLSRTIVTSLTTFLASVALFLFGGEVIHDFAFALVVGVVVATYSSIFVASPIVALWEEKAAKAKA
- a CDS encoding tetratricopeptide repeat protein; the protein is MSKEQLLVAVVALIAGLLIGYMFFTSKAERTQINAPLPMGSGSPTDYQARIAEAEKLVKQDPRNLQAWVQLGNDYFDTDQAQKAITAYGKALELDPNNANILTDQGIMYRKMGWFDKAVANFEKAQQIDPKHLQSLFNLGVVYANDLKQPDKAIVAWNRYLAMDSTSPTAQQIKQMVEQLKASPHGMK
- the recJ gene encoding single-stranded-DNA-specific exonuclease RecJ; the protein is MQPIHEKRWRLRAADPGVVRGLVAQHSLDPLIARVLVNRGMETAEAAGRFLSPSLADLPDPFLLPDMDRAVARLARARQAGETVCVYGDYDVDGITAVALLIGFFRTAGISCLYHIPRRLEDGYGLSADGLQAVAAQGASVVVTVDCGISAVAEAGLAADLGLDLIVTDHHTPGPALPAAYAVINPLRSGSAFPCTVLAGVGVAFNLLLALRSRLREEGAFAAGEEPDLRHYLDLVALGTIADIVPLLDANRALVRTGLKVLTAAGRPGIAALKAVAGVDGEVSCGAVGFRLAPRLNAAGRLEDAAAGVELLLTQDRAEAARLAAELDASNAERQALEREILQDALHRIGESPDLKGRKSIVLASADWHPGVIGIVASRVVDLYHRPTILIALQEGSGRGSGRSIPGFHLYQALHACADHLLKFGGHRQAAGLSIVEETLAGFVERFDAVVSGELANDELVPDLWLDGELLPSDLELALAERIAALSPFGAGNPEPLFLVRNARIVERRVLKDAHLKLRLAVGERICEAIGFSLAARELPDLIDCAVAMQVNIWNGRRSLQLRIKDLRPAEAASAGIRETMVHSGNGDADGAL
- a CDS encoding cation diffusion facilitator family transporter, with protein sequence MERYERFGQADRVIAVGFWVNAVLMVMKLSAGHYGHSEAVFADGVESACDFIAILFTMIALRIGRRPFDSKHPYGHGKAESIAAIFVALVIFGTGAGILFKAGKTIIDGNLPEPQLVAVLAAFATIVIKECLYRFSRTVSLKLQSPAVEAIAKDHRKDALTSVATLVGVGGAYLGMGMLDPLAAALTAFFIFHIGFETFKSAAHDLMDGQPSEELILAITRLAEEVAGVEHVHEIRGRRSGQYLIVDLKLDMDPEMTVKRSHDIATEVKRRIFERFTNVGDVMIHINPHDEEHEDLIRL